DNA from Actinoplanes sp. SE50/110:
CGGCGGTCGTCTGGGTCTGCGCCTTGCGAACGCCGACCGTCTTGGTGGCCGCGGTGACCGCGGTGGTCGCACGGATGACCCCGGTGGTGGCGCGGGTGACGCGGGTGATGGCCCGGTCCGCCCCGGCCGTGGCCTGGGTGACACCGGCGCCGGCCTGGGTGACCGCGGTGCCGGCCTGGGCGACCGCGGTGGTCGCCGAGGTGACCGCGGTGGTCGCCCGCGGAACGGTGGCGGTCGCGTGGTTCAGCGCGGTGGCCGCCCGGGTGACCGCGGTGGTCGCCCGCTTCACCGCGACGGCGTTGCGCGGATTCCGCCGGTCGGCCGCGGCCAGGTTCCGCTTGGCGAGGGTCAGGTTCTGCTTGGCGGAAGCCAGGTTCTGCTTGGCGGTGGTCAGATTCCGCTTGGCGGCGACCAGGCGCTGCCGGGCGGCGGTCAGGTTCCGGTCGGCGGTGGTGAGGCCGCGCTTCGCGGCGGTCACGGTGATGCCGGCGGCGGCCAGGGTCTGCTTCGCGGTGGTCAGGGTCTGCCTGGCGGTCACCAGGTTCTGCTGGGCGCCGGTCAGGGCGGTGCGGGCGGCGCTGAGATCGGCGCGGGCCCTGGTGTCCGCGGTGGTGGCGGTCGCCACCGTGGCCAGTGCCGTCCGGTCCGCCCGGTTCGCGGCCGCTGCCTCGGCGTTCCAGGTGCGGACCGCGGCCTGCTGGCCGGCCAGCGAGGTGCGCATCGCCGCAAGCTGCGTGTCGTGGGTGAGGCTGCGGTACATCAGGCTCGACCA
Protein-coding regions in this window:
- a CDS encoding D-alanyl-D-alanine carboxypeptidase family protein; translated protein: MTTRQRTLRKSAAAAIIALTAAGSAIGMPAPAQAAVPKVAASWSSLMYRSLTHDTQLAAMRTSLAGQQAAVRTWNAEAAAANRADRTALATVATATTADTRARADLSAARTALTGAQQNLVTARQTLTTAKQTLAAAGITVTAAKRGLTTADRNLTAARQRLVAAKRNLTTAKQNLASAKQNLTLAKRNLAAADRRNPRNAVAVKRATTAVTRAATALNHATATVPRATTAVTSATTAVAQAGTAVTQAGAGVTQATAGADRAITRVTRATTGVIRATTAVTAATKTVGVRKAQTQTTAADLAAAAKAERAARARIAEATAGAATGATAVTRTQQAITALPTAASLAGQAAALSRDVVTQVRANFKIEDTTQVYGVTVHRSVAFAFQHMIDAAKADGVQLSGGGFRTTQRQIELRTINGCPDVWTAPSSSCRVPTAIPGRSLHELGLAVDITSGGRTISSKTAAFKWLTAHAKTYGFVNFPVEAWHWSISGN